The Nocardioides humi genome includes a region encoding these proteins:
- a CDS encoding TetR/AcrR family transcriptional regulator — protein MPRTIDHDARRQQIGEAVWRLVLREGVGAVSLRTVAAEADLVLGSLRHSFPTKAELLAFAMRLAHERAAARVARHAGVQDPRRRVVAALRELLPLDDERTVEMRVHLALMAEGPRHEELTALADAAHDAIRGLCLRCLTELRDAGLVAPDRHLGRETTALHALVDGLALHAMRDPRRRRAAVHALDEHLDALAGAPV, from the coding sequence GTGCCGCGCACCATCGACCACGACGCCCGCCGGCAGCAGATCGGCGAGGCCGTGTGGCGCCTGGTGCTCCGCGAGGGCGTGGGCGCGGTGTCACTGCGGACCGTGGCCGCCGAGGCCGACCTCGTGCTCGGCTCCCTGCGGCACAGCTTCCCCACCAAGGCGGAGCTGCTCGCCTTCGCGATGCGCCTGGCCCACGAGCGCGCGGCCGCCCGGGTCGCCCGCCACGCCGGCGTGCAGGACCCACGGCGTCGCGTCGTCGCCGCGCTGCGAGAGCTGCTCCCTCTCGACGACGAGCGCACGGTCGAGATGCGCGTGCACCTCGCGCTGATGGCGGAGGGCCCCCGGCACGAGGAGCTGACCGCGCTCGCCGACGCCGCCCACGACGCCATCCGCGGGCTGTGCCTGCGCTGCCTCACCGAGCTCCGCGACGCCGGCCTGGTCGCGCCCGACCGTCACCTCGGCCGGGAGACGACGGCGCTGCACGCCCTGGTCGACGGGCTCGCGCTGCACGCGATGCGGGACCCGCGCCGCCGGCGGGCGGCCGTGCATGCGCTCGACGAGCATCTCGACGCGCTGGCCGGCGCGCCGGTGTGA
- a CDS encoding Uma2 family endonuclease produces the protein MISLSPDVDLLTGIPVGRSLTALDVAELTGEGARYELIDGVLTEMAGCSPEHQDVVMHLSALLFGLRPPGLKVLPAPFDIIDNQTAVQPDIVVITKPIATHGYVEGPPLLAVEVLSPSTALYDLNTKFKRYERAGVASYWAIDPIKLRLIAWELRDGEYVEVADVTGEESWTAELPFPVTITPAALVD, from the coding sequence ATGATCAGCCTGTCGCCGGATGTGGACCTGCTGACCGGGATCCCCGTCGGCCGTTCGCTGACGGCGCTGGACGTGGCAGAGCTGACCGGCGAGGGCGCTCGCTATGAGCTCATCGACGGCGTGCTGACCGAGATGGCCGGCTGCTCCCCAGAGCACCAGGACGTCGTCATGCATCTCTCGGCGCTTCTCTTCGGCCTCCGACCGCCCGGCCTGAAGGTGCTGCCAGCTCCGTTCGACATCATCGACAATCAAACCGCGGTCCAACCCGACATCGTGGTGATCACGAAGCCCATCGCCACGCACGGCTACGTCGAAGGCCCGCCGCTCCTCGCGGTCGAGGTGCTCTCGCCGAGCACCGCGCTCTACGACCTCAACACCAAGTTCAAGCGCTACGAGCGGGCCGGCGTCGCGTCGTACTGGGCGATCGACCCGATCAAGCTGCGGCTGATCGCCTGGGAGCTGCGCGACGGCGAGTACGTCGAGGTCGCCGATGTGACGGGTGAGGAGTCCTGGACCGCCGAGCTGCCCTTCCCGGTGACCATCACGCCGGCCGCCTTGGTCGACTGA
- a CDS encoding SWIM zinc finger family protein, translating into MTRTTFTRQTQPARGVRTWWGKAWQRAVEEAAYSDAELRPGRSHARRGHVGAISVEPGGLLAACRDGDDAWTVEIGIPVLDDTARVALVEVVAAEAGRIAELLAGNLPHDLVEHAEEVGVELLPYGGELTATCTCPHYLDPCPHAVAVLIQAGWLVDTDPLVLFALRGVDRDSLLADLHARTVSVAAPSGTADDTDHADHADHADDVELVVDAAMRAQRLVALFEAGAELPDGLV; encoded by the coding sequence GTGACGCGCACCACCTTCACCCGGCAGACGCAGCCGGCCCGGGGCGTTCGCACCTGGTGGGGCAAGGCCTGGCAGCGGGCGGTGGAGGAGGCGGCGTACTCCGACGCCGAGCTCCGCCCCGGCCGCTCCCACGCTCGCCGGGGGCACGTCGGCGCGATCAGCGTCGAGCCCGGCGGCCTGCTCGCCGCCTGCCGCGACGGCGACGACGCCTGGACCGTCGAGATCGGCATCCCGGTCCTCGACGACACCGCCCGCGTCGCGCTGGTCGAGGTCGTCGCCGCCGAGGCGGGCCGGATCGCCGAGCTGCTCGCCGGCAACCTCCCGCACGACCTCGTCGAGCATGCCGAGGAGGTCGGCGTCGAGCTGCTGCCGTACGGCGGCGAGCTGACCGCCACCTGCACCTGCCCCCACTACCTCGACCCGTGCCCCCACGCCGTCGCGGTCCTGATCCAGGCCGGCTGGCTGGTCGACACCGACCCGCTGGTGCTGTTCGCGCTGCGGGGCGTCGACCGCGACAGCCTGCTGGCCGACCTCCACGCCCGCACCGTCTCGGTCGCTGCACCGTCCGGGACGGCCGACGACACCGATCACGCCGACCACGCCGATCACGCCGACGACGTCGAGCTGGTCGTCGACGCGGCGATGCGCGCCCAGCGGCTGGTGGCGCTGTTCGAGGCCGGGGCGGAGCTGCCCGACGGGCTGGTCTGA
- a CDS encoding class I SAM-dependent methyltransferase, with translation MRKDSETLSKRDRSSDEHVRRTAIRRRKFLEIHDFTSGRGLEIGPLDSAISDKAVDDVRYVDIFDVAGLREHYADDPNVHLDLIPEIDFPHYVDGTYRDLATAAKPGAPYDWVIASHVIEHIPDFVGWLHQIADLTADGGALLLAVPDRRYTFDRHRPPTTVGQALEAHELGHSRPGTRALHDFAASVLAVNSHEIARMDGLPGRDRRVHPNLAEARRQVERSHAGEYVDCHVWLWTPTDFLHQIQELRALGAVSWYVETVKPRRRAAGEFLVVLRKAVDGQPPEGLVEPDPGTDLPGWLYDDLAPLQDRIDQLEGRVRRLKERSGRLQAEVDRLQRRRPRALLRRVGARIRRHR, from the coding sequence GTGCGCAAGGACTCGGAGACCCTCAGCAAGCGGGATCGCAGCAGCGACGAGCACGTGCGCCGTACGGCGATACGTCGCCGGAAGTTCCTCGAGATCCACGACTTCACGTCCGGTCGCGGCCTCGAGATCGGCCCGCTCGACTCCGCGATCAGCGACAAGGCCGTCGACGACGTCCGCTATGTCGACATCTTCGACGTCGCGGGACTGCGCGAGCACTACGCCGACGACCCCAACGTGCACCTCGACCTGATCCCCGAGATCGACTTCCCCCACTACGTCGACGGCACCTACCGCGACCTCGCGACCGCGGCGAAGCCCGGCGCGCCGTACGACTGGGTGATCGCCTCCCACGTCATCGAGCACATCCCCGACTTCGTCGGCTGGCTCCACCAGATCGCCGACCTGACCGCCGACGGGGGCGCGCTGCTGCTCGCCGTACCGGACCGGCGCTACACCTTCGACCGGCACCGGCCGCCGACCACGGTCGGGCAGGCGCTCGAGGCCCACGAGCTGGGCCACTCCCGCCCCGGGACCCGCGCCCTCCACGACTTCGCCGCATCCGTCCTCGCGGTCAACTCCCACGAGATCGCGCGGATGGACGGCCTCCCCGGCCGCGACCGGCGCGTGCACCCGAACCTCGCCGAGGCACGACGCCAGGTCGAGCGCAGCCACGCCGGGGAGTACGTCGACTGCCACGTCTGGCTGTGGACGCCCACCGACTTCCTGCACCAGATCCAGGAGCTGCGCGCACTGGGCGCCGTGTCGTGGTACGTCGAGACGGTGAAGCCCCGGCGCCGCGCCGCCGGCGAGTTCCTGGTGGTGCTCCGCAAGGCCGTCGACGGGCAGCCGCCCGAGGGCCTCGTCGAGCCGGATCCCGGCACCGACCTGCCCGGCTGGCTGTACGACGACCTCGCCCCGCTGCAGGACCGGATCGACCAGCTCGAGGGCCGGGTACGCCGGCTCAAGGAGAGGTCCGGCCGGCTCCAGGCCGAGGTCGACCGGCTGCAGCGTCGCCGGCCGCGGGCGCTGCTGCGCCGGGTCGGGGCGCGGATCCGCCGTCACCGCTGA
- a CDS encoding DEAD/DEAH box helicase, with amino-acid sequence MSFVPVTGPATFRTGEPATIEFTDADGVRRVALPVRAALPVLSRSRSVDDAHPSVRLLSGAALLGLRLVAAGKVAPDDAGRAWRVDRLEARDHEAVERLAHARAYDDLPAADAADIVRGMLDAVADTLPRAAPAGRRAPAPGDPQQPAQPGQPDRPSTPEEFADRVRRRLAERRRERPDRGEGDTVLPELVRVSLRVEADEEELVAGTVRVVLQVHDERDPLHVCDAALLWTAGPAEHGFGGRARVHASIALRAAGDAWPVLDRLLALAVPDQLTLDGDEIASLLDHVGALRDARVDVHWPRALGPELTTRAVLDQRRGPAEPGGRNPELPLQESPFSAEGLFSFSWQVSLHGEVLSDAEMAELARAAGPVIKLRGAWTVVDPTTAQRARRRLIRKATGAQALAAALTGVTELPATGEDQPATAEVVVGASLLRVREQLLDAATRTPLAEPAGLDARLRDYQRHGLTWLADLTGLGLGACLADDMGLGKTITLIALHLHRLERGLSRGGPTLVVCPASLLGNWEAEVERFAPGVPVRRFHGSSRDLAGLAPHANSSRSPGKHDKSAWGAGMVLTTYGTLRRDADTLAAVDWDLVVADEAQHVKNSRTSTARALRRLPSRARVALTGTPVENDLTELWSILDWCVPGLLGSRQAFRRVWGAPIESGAEPTKARQFADLIGPFLLRRRKSDPGIAPELPPKTETDHLLGLTREQVVLYEAFVKDTMERIERADEETRRGLVLALLTGLKQICNHPAQFLRQNLGPSASPDSGASKLAAASSRRAAGGSGAVRLTGRSEKLELLDELVGTVLAEGGAVLVFTQYVALARLVEQHLTALGVPHQFLHGGTPVAQREAMVDRFQAGEVPVFLLSLKAGGTGLNLTRADHVVHFDRWWNPAVEEQATDRAYRIGQTRPVQVHRMVTRGTIEERVAQLLDRKRQLADAVLARGDAALTELSNEELRDLVTLRRQAREQARDEDQR; translated from the coding sequence GTGAGCTTCGTTCCCGTCACCGGACCCGCGACCTTCCGGACCGGTGAGCCGGCGACGATCGAGTTCACCGACGCCGACGGGGTACGCCGCGTCGCGCTGCCCGTGCGCGCCGCGCTCCCGGTCCTGAGCCGGTCACGGTCCGTCGACGACGCCCACCCGAGCGTGCGGCTGCTCAGCGGAGCCGCGCTGCTCGGGCTGCGCCTGGTCGCGGCCGGCAAGGTCGCCCCCGACGACGCCGGCCGGGCGTGGCGGGTCGACCGGCTCGAGGCGCGCGACCACGAGGCGGTCGAGCGCCTGGCCCACGCCCGGGCGTACGACGACCTCCCGGCCGCGGACGCCGCCGACATCGTGCGCGGGATGCTCGACGCGGTGGCGGACACGCTGCCGCGCGCGGCGCCCGCCGGCCGCCGGGCGCCCGCGCCCGGCGACCCACAGCAGCCGGCGCAGCCAGGGCAGCCCGACCGGCCCAGCACGCCCGAGGAGTTCGCCGACCGGGTCCGCCGCCGGCTCGCCGAGCGCCGCCGAGAGCGTCCCGACCGGGGCGAGGGCGACACGGTGCTGCCCGAGCTGGTGCGGGTCTCGCTGCGGGTGGAGGCCGACGAGGAGGAGCTGGTCGCCGGCACGGTCCGGGTCGTGCTCCAGGTCCACGACGAGCGCGACCCGCTCCACGTCTGCGACGCCGCGCTGCTGTGGACCGCGGGGCCGGCCGAGCACGGCTTCGGCGGCCGGGCCCGGGTCCACGCGAGCATCGCGCTGCGGGCGGCCGGCGACGCGTGGCCCGTGCTCGACCGGCTCCTCGCGCTCGCCGTACCCGACCAGCTGACCCTCGACGGCGACGAGATCGCGAGCCTGCTCGACCATGTCGGCGCGCTGCGCGACGCCCGGGTCGACGTGCACTGGCCGCGCGCCCTCGGGCCGGAGCTGACCACCCGTGCCGTCCTCGACCAGCGCCGCGGCCCGGCAGAGCCCGGAGGGCGCAACCCCGAGCTGCCCCTGCAGGAGAGCCCGTTCTCGGCGGAGGGCCTGTTCTCCTTCTCCTGGCAGGTGTCGCTGCACGGCGAGGTCCTCAGCGACGCGGAGATGGCCGAGCTCGCCCGGGCGGCCGGCCCGGTCATCAAGCTGCGCGGCGCCTGGACCGTGGTCGACCCGACCACGGCGCAGCGCGCCCGCAGGCGGCTGATCCGCAAGGCCACCGGCGCCCAGGCGCTGGCCGCCGCGCTCACGGGCGTCACCGAGCTGCCCGCCACCGGCGAGGACCAGCCGGCCACGGCGGAGGTGGTCGTCGGCGCCAGCCTGCTGCGGGTCCGCGAGCAGCTGCTCGACGCCGCCACGCGCACCCCGCTCGCCGAGCCCGCCGGCCTCGACGCGCGGCTGCGCGACTACCAGCGCCACGGGCTGACCTGGCTCGCCGACCTCACCGGTCTCGGCCTCGGCGCCTGTCTCGCCGACGACATGGGCCTCGGCAAGACGATCACCCTGATCGCGCTCCACCTCCACCGCCTCGAGCGCGGCCTCTCCCGCGGCGGCCCGACCCTGGTCGTCTGCCCGGCCAGCCTGCTCGGCAACTGGGAGGCCGAGGTCGAGCGGTTCGCACCCGGCGTACCGGTCCGGCGCTTCCACGGATCCTCCCGCGACCTGGCCGGGCTCGCGCCCCATGCGAATTCGTCCCGATCTCCGGGGAAACACGACAAATCTGCATGGGGCGCGGGGATGGTGCTGACGACGTACGGCACCCTCCGCCGCGACGCCGACACCCTCGCGGCCGTCGACTGGGACCTCGTGGTCGCCGACGAGGCGCAGCACGTCAAGAACTCCCGTACGTCGACCGCCCGCGCCCTGCGCCGCCTGCCCAGCCGGGCGCGGGTCGCGCTGACCGGCACTCCCGTCGAGAACGACCTCACCGAGCTCTGGTCGATCCTCGACTGGTGCGTCCCCGGCCTGCTCGGCAGCCGCCAGGCGTTCCGCCGGGTCTGGGGTGCGCCGATCGAGTCGGGCGCCGAGCCCACGAAGGCCCGCCAGTTCGCCGACCTGATCGGCCCGTTCCTGCTGCGCCGCCGCAAGTCCGACCCGGGCATCGCGCCGGAGCTGCCGCCGAAGACCGAGACCGACCACCTGCTCGGCCTCACCCGCGAGCAGGTCGTCCTCTACGAGGCCTTCGTCAAGGACACCATGGAGCGGATCGAGCGCGCCGACGAGGAGACCCGCCGCGGTCTCGTCCTCGCGCTGCTCACCGGCCTCAAGCAGATCTGCAACCACCCGGCCCAGTTCCTGCGCCAGAACTTGGGGCCGAGCGCGTCTCCGGATTCAGGGGCGAGCAAGCTCGCGGCGGCCTCCTCCCGCCGCGCTGCCGGCGGGTCCGGCGCGGTCCGGCTCACCGGCCGCTCGGAGAAGCTGGAGCTCCTCGACGAGCTGGTCGGCACCGTGCTCGCCGAGGGCGGCGCGGTCCTCGTGTTCACGCAGTACGTCGCGCTGGCCCGCCTGGTCGAGCAGCACCTCACCGCGCTCGGCGTACCCCACCAGTTCCTGCACGGCGGCACGCCCGTGGCGCAGCGCGAGGCGATGGTCGATCGGTTCCAGGCGGGCGAGGTGCCGGTGTTCCTGCTCTCGCTCAAGGCCGGCGGCACCGGCCTCAACCTGACCCGCGCCGACCACGTCGTCCACTTCGACCGCTGGTGGAACCCGGCCGTCGAGGAGCAGGCCACCGACCGCGCCTACCGGATCGGGCAGACCCGCCCGGTCCAGGTGCACCGGATGGTCACCCGCGGCACGATCGAGGAGCGGGTCGCCCAGCTGCTCGACCGCAAGCGGCAGCTCGCCGACGCCGTCCTCGCCCGCGGCGACGCCGCGCTCACCGAGCTCAGCAACGAGGAGCTGCGTGACCTGGTGACCCTGCGCCGCCAGGCGCGCGAGCAGGCCCGGGACGAGGATCAGCGGTGA